TTCATGAGAAAATTCGGCCTCTGCAGGGTCTGTTTCAGGGATCTTGCCAGCAAGGGACATCTTCCGGGCGTGAGAAAAGCAAGTTTTTAAGAAACACTTTGGAGAAAAAATGACGGATCCGATTGCAGATATGTTAACCAGAATAAGGAACGCCTTTATGGCGGGTCACGATCAGGTCGAGATTCCCGGTTCGGTTATAAAAGGCGAGATTGCCAGGGTTCTTACTGAAGAAGGCTACGTGGAGAGTTATAAAATTACTGAAGAAGGGGTAAAGAAAACCATAAGCATCAAGCTGAAATACGGTCCTGACGGCAAGGCGGCAGTAGATGAGATAAAGAGGATAAGCAAGCCATCAAGAAGGGTTTACGTTGGCAAAGATGATATTCCGAGGGTCAGGGGCGGAATGGGAATTTCAATACTTTCTACTTCAAGAGGAATAATGACGGGGGTTGCCGCAAGGAGCAAAAGTATAGGCGGGGAGATTCTCTGCACGGTGATCTGAGGACAGACGAATGTCAAGAATAGGAACAAAACCAGTGGTTATTCCCGACGGGGTAACGGCGACGCCCAGACGGGGGGCTATCGAAATCAAGGGGCCAAGGGGAAGTCTTAAGGTTACCGTGCCCGAGGGAATAAAAGCCGTACTTGAGGACGGAACCGTGGTTGTTTCCAGGCAAAGCGAAGAGAAAAGGATAAAGTCTTTTCACGGTCTTACGCGAAGCCTTATTAACAATTCAGTAATAGGGGTGAGCGAAGGATTTACCAAGGTGCTCCGCATAACCGGTACGGGTTACAAGGCGGATCTCTTGGGGAAAACGGGACTCAGGCTTTCACTCGGTTACTCCCATCCGGTTGATTTTGCACTTCCCCAAGGCATAGAGGCAACCGTGGAGGAACGGGGCACTCTGCTCTCGCTTCATGGAATTGACAAGCAACTCGTGGGGGAGACCGCGGCACGCATAAGAAAGATAAGACCACCCGATTCCTATAAGGGCAAGGGTGTTCGTTACGAAGGTGAGAAGTTGAGGCTTAAACCCGGAAAAGCTGGAGCGGCTACTAAGTAATGATAAAAAAGAAAAGCAGAAATCTGGCGCGTAAAAGAAGACACCTTGCTGTGAGGAAGAAGATAAACGGCACCGCGGAGATTCCTAGGGTTTCCGTTTTCCGCTCGGCAAGGCATATATACGCCCAATTAATAGATGATACCGCAGAAGTCACCCTTCTTCAGGCGTCAACGATGTTCTCTGAGACGAAAAAGAGGTTGTCTGCCGAGAGCATGAAGAAAACCGAGGTTGCCAAAGAGGTTGGAAAGCATCTCGGGGAGATGGCTGTTCAGAAGGGTATAACCAGGGTGCGTTTCGACAGAGGGGGTTACGCTTACCACGGAAGGATAAAGTCGCTTGCCGACGGGATCCGCGAGGCGGGAGTGGAGTTTTAGGAGAAAAATTAAAGGAGGCTTTGGTTTTGGCAGAGGAGAGAATAAATCCGGCAGAACTTGAATTGCAAGAAAAAGTGATTCACATAAGGAGGGTCGCTAAGGTGACCAAGGGTGGGAAAAGGTTCCACTTTACTGTTCTTGCCGTGGTCGGAAACTCCGACGGAATTGTGGGAGCTGGACTGGGAAAATCGAATGAGGTTCCTGATGCCGTAAGAAAGGCGGTTGAAAAAGCAAAGAAAACTCTAATAAGGGTGCCGCGCAACGGCGCCACCATACCGCACGGAATTCACACGGAATATGTGTCAAGCAAGGTTATGCTCCTGCCTGCTGCCCCGGGTACGGGCGTTATAGCGGGTGGTGCGGTGCGAGCCGTGGTCGAACTTGCCGGCATACACGATGTTCTCTCGAAAGTTGTCGGATCAAGGAACCCGCTTAATGTTGTTATGGCGGTTGTAAAGGGACTCTCGGAACTGCAGGTTCCCGAAGAAGTCGCGAAGACGAGGAACAAGGAGATAAAGGACCTTGATCTTCCCAATTACTATGGTGTGGTGCAGTAGAACGCACGCTTAACAATGGAGCGCAAAAGGAAATGTTAGACGAACTTTCACCGGCTAAGGGATCCAAAACAAAAAGAAAAAGGGTAGGAAGAGGTGCGGGTTCCCAAGGGAAGACCAGCGGAAGAGGGCACAAGGGCCAAGGGTCCCGTTCGGGGAAAGGGGTATCCAGATGGTTTGAAGGCGGTCAGACTCCACTCAAAATGAGAAGCCCGAAAAGGGGCTTTACAAACATATTCAAAAAACAGTACGACATAGTTAACTTAAAGGATCTTGAGCGTTTTGCGGATGCGGATTCGGTTACGATCCAGACGCTTGCCGAGGCGGGAATAGTAAGCGGCAAAAAACCCGTAAAACTCCTGGCCAACGGCGAGATTGCCTCGGCGCTCTCCATAACGGTTAACGCCTGTAGTGAGGCGGCCGCGCGCAAGATAAACGACGCGGGAGGAAAAGTGGAGATAGTATGAGCAGTAATGTCGCGTCACTTCCCAGGATTCCGGAGCTTAACAGGAAGCTTCTTTTTACAGCCGCAATGCTCGTTGTTTACAGAGCAGGGGTTTTCGTTCCGATTCCGGGAATCGATCCGGATCAGATTGCCAAGATGTTCGAGCAGACCCGCGGCACGATATTCGACATACTTAACATGTTTTCCGGGGGAGCACTTGAGCAGGCGTCGATTTTTGCCCTGGGGGTTATGCCCTACATTACCGCCTCAATCATCATGTCGCTTCTGGTAAAGGCCTTCCCTTCACTTGAAGCAATGCAGAAAGAAGGTGAAGCCGGAAAGAGAAGAATAAATCAGTATACAAGGTACGGTACGGTTCTTATATGTCTCGTTCAGGGTTTTATGCTTGCGGTTACCCTTGAGCGCGGCGGAGTAGGAGCGGCTACTGTCGGAAGTGCCGTCACAGACCCCGGTCTGATGTTCAAGATTACGGCAGTTCTCACGCTCACCGCGGGCGGACTTTTTGTTATGTGGCTTGGAGAGCAGATAACAGAGAACGGAATCGGAAACGGGGTATCTCTTCTTATCGCCGCATCGATAATCGCCAGTATTCCCGGGGCGTTCTGGAACCTCTCAAGGCTCGTTGGCACGGGCGAGATTACCGTTTTGGGGGTTTTGCTTATTTTTATTTTCCTAGGGTTTCTTATGGGTCTTATAGTTTACTTTGAGCGTTCCTACCGGAAAATACCGGTTCAGTACCCCAGAAGGGTCGTAGGGAGGAAGGTAATGGGAGGGCAGAGTTCCCATCTGCCTCTTAAAACCAATCCTTCGGGGGTTATTCCTCCGATCTTCGCCTCCTCGATCCTTATTTTCCCTGCTACGATTGTTACGTTTGCCGAAGTTCCAGCTCTTCGCACCTTCTCTGACCTTGTGTTTCAAAACGTGTTCGTATACAACTTGATCTTTGCCATACTCATAATATTTTTCGCCTTCTTCTATACTTCAATAATATACGACCCGGACGATCTCTCGGATAACCTGAGGAAAAACGGCGGAAACATACCGGGAATAAGGCCGGGCAGAAAGACATCGGAGTACATAGGCAATGTGCTCGGAAAAATTACTTTTATAGGGGCTATATACGTGGCGGCGGTCTGCGTGTTGCCGGCATTTCTTGAGAGAGAACCTTTTAATCTGCCGTTTTACTTCGGAGGCGTGTCACTTCTTATCGTAATAGGGGTAACGCTTGATTTCATGCAGCAGATCGAATCTTTTCTGATAACTCACAGTTATGAAGGATTTATGAAGAAGAGGGGAATGAAGGAACCCCAGAGATACAGATTCTGACGCAAGGGAGAAGACCAAAAGACTATGAGATTGATACTGTTTGGACCGCCTGGGGCCGGAAAGGGAACGCAGGCTGATTTCATCAGGGAAAAATACGAAGTTGAGCATATATCGACCGGTGATGTGCTACGTGAAGCCATGAAAAACGAGACCGAGGTCGGGCTTTACGCTAAGTCGTTCATGGACAAAGGGGAGCTCGTGCCTGATGAAGTCGTGACGGAAATAATAAGACAGAAAATCTCTGCGATCGGCGAGGGAGGCTTTATGCTTGACGGTTTTCCCAGAACCCTGGAGCAGGCAAGATCTCTTAACGGTATTCTCGCTGATGCCGGAATCGGTATTGACGCAGTTATTTCCCTCGAGGTTCCCGACGAGGAGGTTGTGCAGCGAATAACCAAACGCCAGAAAATAGAAGGCAGGCGGGACGACACGGAGAATGTGATAAGAAACAGGCTTAGAGTTTACAAGGATCAGACATCTCCCCTTAAGGATTTTTACGAAAAGACCGGCGTTCTGTGCGCAGTTGAGGGAGTAGGGCAGGTATCGGATATCGCCGGGAGAATAGACGGTGTGCTGAAGCAGTTCCAATAATGATTCGCTTGAAGAACAGAGAAGAGCTCAAACGCATGAGGGCTGCTGGCAAGGTGGTTTCCGAAGTGCTTATGAGGCTTGAGGAAGAGGCAAAGGAGGGAGTGACCACTTGGGAGCTTAACGAGATTGCGGAGAGAATGTGCGCAACAGGAGGCTTTAAGCCCGCTTTTAAGGGTTACGCGAATTATCCGGCGTCGGTGTGCTTTGCCCTTAACGAGGAGATAGTGCACGGTATTCCCTCGAAGAAAAAGGTGCTTAAGGACGGGGACATAGTAGGAATAGATTTCGGAGTACTGCTGGACGGTTATTACGCCGATTCGGCAATAACGGTTGCGGTCGGTAAAATCCGTCCTGTTGCCGAGAAACTGCTTCGGGTTACCAGGGATTCCCTATACAGGGGCATAGACATGGTGAAAAGTTCAAACAGAGTTCTGGATATATCAAAAGAGATACAGACCTATGTTGAAAATGAGGGTTTTTCTATAGTCAGAGATTTTGTTGGTCACGGAATAGGCAGAGAACTTCACGAGGAGCCGCAAGTGCCGAATTTTATTCCTCCGAATGGTAAGGGAGGAGGAATAAGACTTCGTTCTGGAATGGTCATGGCCATAGAACCTATGGTAAACGAGGGGTCGGAGAAAACGAAGATACTCGAAGACGGGTGGACGGCGGTTACTTATGATGGTAAACTTTCCGCTCATTTTGAGCATACTGTGGCCCTTACGGATAACGGCCCTGAAATTCTTACCGAAAGGATTCACTAGGAACGGGTGATGGAGAAAGAAGAGAAAATAGAGTTTGAAGGAACTATAACCAAAGCTTTGCCCAATGCGATGTTCATGGTCGAGATAGAGAACAATCACGAGGTGCTGGCTTATGTGTCCGGTAAAATGAGAACCAGATTCATAAGGATACTTCCCGGAGACAGGGTAAAACTTGAGATATCTCCCTACGATCTTACGAAGGGAAGGATTACCTACAGGCTCAAGAAATAAACAGGGGGACGGAAGCAAGGTGAAAGTCAGGGCATCGGTAAAAAAAATATGCGACAAGTGCAAGATAATCAGACGCAAGGGAGTTGTGCGCGTGATCTGCGTTAACAAAAGATGCAAGCAGAGACAAGGATAGCGCCGAGGAGGATATGCCTTAATGCCCAGAATAGCAGGTGTTGACATACCGCTTAACAAAAGAGTAGAGGTAGGTCTTACGTATATCTACGGTATAGGTAGGGCGACTTCAAACGTTATACTCGATAAGGCCGGTATAGATATAAACAAAAAATCAGGGGATCTTGACGATCAGGAAGTAACAAAACTGCGGACGATAATTGAAGGCGAGTACACCGTTGAGGGAGATCTCAGAAAGGAGGTTCAGCTCTACATAAAGCGACTGGTGGAGATAGGTTGCTACAGGGGCATCAGGCATAGGACGGGACTTCCGGTAAGAGGACAGAAAACCAAGTCGAACGCAAGAACGAGAAAGGGTCGCAGGGGTACAGCCATAGCGAAGAAGAAGAAAGCCGGCAAATAAGGGTTTTTCCAGATGAGCAAAAAATTCACAAAGAAGAAAACAAAAAAATTCGTTGAACATGGAGTGGTCAACATACAGGCTACTTTTAACAACACTATAGTCACGATCAGCGATATGAATGGAAACGTCATAGCTTGGTCAAGCGGCGGCAACAGGGGGTTTAAGGGCACTAGGAAGGGGACGCCGTTTGCTGCCCAGGTGGCGGCGGATGACGCATCGAAAAAGGCAAAGTCCCTTGGGCTGAAGTCAGCTAATGTTTACGTGAGCGGTCCCGGTCCCGGAAGGGAGCCGGCGATAAGAGCCGTTCAGGCTGCTGGGGTGAAAGTGACGATGATAAAGGATGTCACCCCGATCCCCCATAATGGTTGCAGACCACCTGGAAGAAGAAGGGTGTAGGCATTGTGGGAGAGGTCATGTTCACGTTATTTGCGAGGAGGAAGAAGGTAATTGGCTAGGTATAGAGGACCATCTTGTAAGCTTTGCAGGAGAGAGGGCGAACAGCTTTTTCTTAAGGGCGCTAGGTGTTATACGTCAAAATGTGCCATACAGAAAAGGCCTAACCGCGGACCTGGAGTTCACGGGGCCGCGATTGGCCGTTCCAAATTCTCCGACTACGGAATAAGATTGAGGGAAAAACAAAAAGTTAAGCGTATTTACGGGTTGACCGAAAAGCAGTTCAGCCGTTATTTTGCCGAGGCTGCGAGGAGAAGCGGAGTGACTGGAGCAATGCTCATACTGCTTCTTGAGAGAAGGCTTGACAATGTGGTCTACCGTCTCGGGTTTGCGAGTTCTCGCAACGAGGCCAGACACTTAGTCTGGCTTGGACATGTTCTCGTGGACGGCAAGAGAGTCAACATTCCCTCTTTCAGCGTTGAGCAGGGAAACAAAATAGAAATCAAGACAAAAACCAGAAGTAATCCGCACGTTAACCAGTCTCTTGAAGGTCTTGAGAGAAGGGGTTTTCCCCAGTGGCTCGAGCTTGACAGGGAAAATTACAGCGGAGTTGTAACCAAACTTCCTGAGAGAGAAGACGTGACGGTTCCCATAGATGAACAGTTGATCGTTGAGTTTTACTCAAGAGTCTAGAAAAGCCTGGCACACACGGAGGTGTGAAACTTGGAGAATTTTCAGAAAAACTGGAGAGATTTGCAATATCCCAAAGCGCTTGAAAAAGACGAGCAGGTATCAACTCCTTTCTACAGCAAATTTATCTGCGAACCTCTTGAACCGGGTTACGGTATTACCCTTGGTAACGCGCTTAGAAGGGTTCTCCTGTCCTCGATACAGGGTCCTGCTATTACCGCTGTCAAGATAGACAAAGTACGGCACGAGTTTTCTACCATACCGGGAGTTATGGAAGATGTTACTGAGATCATACTGAACCTTAAGAACGTGGATCTCAAAATGCATACTTACGATCCGCAGACAGTAATTCTGAAAGCGGAGGGCCCGGCAGAAGTCAAAGCGTCCGACATAGAAACGACCCACATGGTGGAAGTGGTTAACGGCGAACAGCACATAGCGACATTGGGAGATGACGCGAAGCTTGAAATGGAACTGACAGTGAAGATGGGAAGCGGTTACGAGCCAGTATCGAGAAGAGAGACTGAGAAGTCAATAGGCCTGATACATGTTGATGCGTTTTTCTCGCCCGTCAAAAAAGTTAATTACTCAGTTACCAACGCCAGGGTAGGGCAGAGGACCGATTATCAGAAAC
The nucleotide sequence above comes from Candidatus Dadabacteria bacterium. Encoded proteins:
- a CDS encoding 50S ribosomal protein L6 codes for the protein MSRIGTKPVVIPDGVTATPRRGAIEIKGPRGSLKVTVPEGIKAVLEDGTVVVSRQSEEKRIKSFHGLTRSLINNSVIGVSEGFTKVLRITGTGYKADLLGKTGLRLSLGYSHPVDFALPQGIEATVEERGTLLSLHGIDKQLVGETAARIRKIRPPDSYKGKGVRYEGEKLRLKPGKAGAATK
- the map gene encoding type I methionyl aminopeptidase, which translates into the protein MIRLKNREELKRMRAAGKVVSEVLMRLEEEAKEGVTTWELNEIAERMCATGGFKPAFKGYANYPASVCFALNEEIVHGIPSKKKVLKDGDIVGIDFGVLLDGYYADSAITVAVGKIRPVAEKLLRVTRDSLYRGIDMVKSSNRVLDISKEIQTYVENEGFSIVRDFVGHGIGRELHEEPQVPNFIPPNGKGGGIRLRSGMVMAIEPMVNEGSEKTKILEDGWTAVTYDGKLSAHFEHTVALTDNGPEILTERIH
- the infA gene encoding translation initiation factor IF-1, translated to MEKEEKIEFEGTITKALPNAMFMVEIENNHEVLAYVSGKMRTRFIRILPGDRVKLEISPYDLTKGRITYRLKK
- the rpsK gene encoding 30S ribosomal protein S11, with the translated sequence MSKKFTKKKTKKFVEHGVVNIQATFNNTIVTISDMNGNVIAWSSGGNRGFKGTRKGTPFAAQVAADDASKKAKSLGLKSANVYVSGPGPGREPAIRAVQAAGVKVTMIKDVTPIPHNGCRPPGRRRV
- a CDS encoding DNA-directed RNA polymerase subunit alpha, which codes for MENFQKNWRDLQYPKALEKDEQVSTPFYSKFICEPLEPGYGITLGNALRRVLLSSIQGPAITAVKIDKVRHEFSTIPGVMEDVTEIILNLKNVDLKMHTYDPQTVILKAEGPAEVKASDIETTHMVEVVNGEQHIATLGDDAKLEMELTVKMGSGYEPVSRRETEKSIGLIHVDAFFSPVKKVNYSVTNARVGQRTDYQKLTVEIWTNGTILPEEALAYSAKIIKQQLNVFIDFDEELVDKVEEEESMGISGTDDKLFIPIEDVELSVRSINCLKKAEIKYIGEVVQKTEQQLLDLENFGKTSLEEVNARLKEMGLSLGMVIDTEVFEDEKQRRSSENSGE
- a CDS encoding 30S ribosomal protein S5, which encodes MAEERINPAELELQEKVIHIRRVAKVTKGGKRFHFTVLAVVGNSDGIVGAGLGKSNEVPDAVRKAVEKAKKTLIRVPRNGATIPHGIHTEYVSSKVMLLPAAPGTGVIAGGAVRAVVELAGIHDVLSKVVGSRNPLNVVMAVVKGLSELQVPEEVAKTRNKEIKDLDLPNYYGVVQ
- a CDS encoding 50S ribosomal protein L15 produces the protein MLDELSPAKGSKTKRKRVGRGAGSQGKTSGRGHKGQGSRSGKGVSRWFEGGQTPLKMRSPKRGFTNIFKKQYDIVNLKDLERFADADSVTIQTLAEAGIVSGKKPVKLLANGEIASALSITVNACSEAAARKINDAGGKVEIV
- the rpsD gene encoding 30S ribosomal protein S4, encoding MARYRGPSCKLCRREGEQLFLKGARCYTSKCAIQKRPNRGPGVHGAAIGRSKFSDYGIRLREKQKVKRIYGLTEKQFSRYFAEAARRSGVTGAMLILLLERRLDNVVYRLGFASSRNEARHLVWLGHVLVDGKRVNIPSFSVEQGNKIEIKTKTRSNPHVNQSLEGLERRGFPQWLELDRENYSGVVTKLPEREDVTVPIDEQLIVEFYSRV
- the rpmJ gene encoding 50S ribosomal protein L36; the protein is MKVRASVKKICDKCKIIRRKGVVRVICVNKRCKQRQG
- the rpsH gene encoding 30S ribosomal protein S8, whose amino-acid sequence is MTDPIADMLTRIRNAFMAGHDQVEIPGSVIKGEIARVLTEEGYVESYKITEEGVKKTISIKLKYGPDGKAAVDEIKRISKPSRRVYVGKDDIPRVRGGMGISILSTSRGIMTGVAARSKSIGGEILCTVI
- the rpsM gene encoding 30S ribosomal protein S13 gives rise to the protein MPRIAGVDIPLNKRVEVGLTYIYGIGRATSNVILDKAGIDINKKSGDLDDQEVTKLRTIIEGEYTVEGDLRKEVQLYIKRLVEIGCYRGIRHRTGLPVRGQKTKSNARTRKGRRGTAIAKKKKAGK
- a CDS encoding 50S ribosomal protein L18, with amino-acid sequence MIKKKSRNLARKRRHLAVRKKINGTAEIPRVSVFRSARHIYAQLIDDTAEVTLLQASTMFSETKKRLSAESMKKTEVAKEVGKHLGEMAVQKGITRVRFDRGGYAYHGRIKSLADGIREAGVEF
- the secY gene encoding preprotein translocase subunit SecY, with amino-acid sequence MSSNVASLPRIPELNRKLLFTAAMLVVYRAGVFVPIPGIDPDQIAKMFEQTRGTIFDILNMFSGGALEQASIFALGVMPYITASIIMSLLVKAFPSLEAMQKEGEAGKRRINQYTRYGTVLICLVQGFMLAVTLERGGVGAATVGSAVTDPGLMFKITAVLTLTAGGLFVMWLGEQITENGIGNGVSLLIAASIIASIPGAFWNLSRLVGTGEITVLGVLLIFIFLGFLMGLIVYFERSYRKIPVQYPRRVVGRKVMGGQSSHLPLKTNPSGVIPPIFASSILIFPATIVTFAEVPALRTFSDLVFQNVFVYNLIFAILIIFFAFFYTSIIYDPDDLSDNLRKNGGNIPGIRPGRKTSEYIGNVLGKITFIGAIYVAAVCVLPAFLEREPFNLPFYFGGVSLLIVIGVTLDFMQQIESFLITHSYEGFMKKRGMKEPQRYRF
- a CDS encoding adenylate kinase — translated: MRLILFGPPGAGKGTQADFIREKYEVEHISTGDVLREAMKNETEVGLYAKSFMDKGELVPDEVVTEIIRQKISAIGEGGFMLDGFPRTLEQARSLNGILADAGIGIDAVISLEVPDEEVVQRITKRQKIEGRRDDTENVIRNRLRVYKDQTSPLKDFYEKTGVLCAVEGVGQVSDIAGRIDGVLKQFQ